One segment of Antennarius striatus isolate MH-2024 chromosome 5, ASM4005453v1, whole genome shotgun sequence DNA contains the following:
- the smug1 gene encoding single-strand selective monofunctional uracil DNA glycosylase: MSDDKESVEETAELYVGDDRSPLCDPKGCCPVSLLGGNGTPSARFLQVELELNTHLRRLSFSEPVRYIYNPLEYAWDTHRSYVDQYCRGGQKVLFLGMNPGPFGMAQTGVPFGEVKSVVDWLKITGEVGRPPDEHPKRRITGLACTQSEVSGARFWGFFRKLCGEPGQFFQHCFVHNLCPLIFMSASGKNLTPPELLAAERDALLKLCDIALCQVVKVLGVSMVIGVGRVAEQRARRALAADGVDVRVEGIMHPSPRNPQANKGWSEVAKARLSELGVMSLLSSAADGGSG, translated from the exons atgtccgaTGATAAAGAATCTGTAGAGGAAACAGCTGAACTCTACGTCGGAGATGATCGGAGCCCATTGTGTGATCCGAAGGGGTGCTGTCCTGTGAGTCTACTGGGGGGCAATGGAACCCCCTCCGCCAGGTTTCTGCAGGTGGAACTGGAATTGAACACCCACCTCCGGCGGCTCAGCTTCAGCGAACCCGTCCGGTACATCTACAACCCGCTGGAGTACGCGTGGGACACCCACCGGAGCTACGTGGACCAATACTGCCGGGGGGGTCAGAAGGTCCTGTTTCTAGGCATGAATCCAGGACCTTTCGGGATGGCACAGACCGGG GTTCCCTTTGGTGAAGTCAAGTCAGTTGTTGACTGGCTGAAGATCACCGGAGAGGTCGGTCGTCCTCCCGATGAGCATCCAAAACGGCGGATCACGGGCCTGGCGTGCACTCAGAGTGAAGTCAGCGGTGCACGCTTCTGGGGCTTCTTCAGGAAGCTGTGTGGAGAACCAGGACAGTTTTTCCAACACTGCTTTGTGCACAATCTGTGTCCACTCATTTTCATGAGCGCCAGTGGGAAGAATTTAACCCCACCAGAGCTGCTTGCAGCTGAGCGCGACGCTCTCCTGAAACTGTGTGACATCGCTCTTTGCCAGGTGGTGAAGGTTCTGGGCGTATCCATGGTGATCGGAGTCGGAAGAGTTGCAGAACAGAGGGCCAGACGAGCGCTGGCTGCCGACGGCGTGGATGTACGAGTTGAAGGCATCATGCATCCTTCACCTCGGAACCCTCAAGCCAACAAGGGCTGGTCGGAAGTTGCTAAAGCTAGACTTTCAGAACTCGGTGTCATGTCGCTGCTGAGCAGCGCGGCTGACGGTGGATCGggatga
- the calcoco1b gene encoding calcium-binding and coiled-coil domain-containing protein 1b isoform X2 codes for MDKQPAVVFRNVGQLYFPQTKVECHYSLTPSHQWSSSDWIGIFEVGWSSVKHYYTYTWALVPEGHTEGTDANCCVIFHASYLPRPGAVEYEFIYVDKAGRVCARSRPFTFCAPKPLEELETLKEEQDEDDEEEELLLVIPKAQLLQRRLEESVKKQEALQKDLDATRKEMEDERKTSKKAKMEWERERGAMKEEIAELRDNMRQNYQSLKKMEGKHKDVKYSEENLTCELSKLMAEKIENLQQIRDLNDRENEGNIELERLKERVKKLSCQMKHDEGKRKSLQVENEVALVKVQGLQERLEASEHTAESLRRELRELGVREGHTHTELHQARLQVAQLTLQMSEENLVLREERGNWALEREANKHAAETEKKKFQELMCEVQRMEEWLQEERMERERLEVELGNERDCNRVLLNELQEVRSSQRKAKRERDEHQAAKQELLHYILQLEQRLGIVPETESHGDVPTCVSASSSSEDDDDDASSGSPRSTRTPLFPSSEGDPPDSNTQDVRTRPCEDGAAEGKTLILPELSDPVLSERADSPMW; via the exons ATGGATAAGCAGCCCGCTGTGGTGTTTCGAAATGTGGGACAGCTTTACTTCCCCCAAACCAAAGTGGAGTGCCATTACAGTCTGACCCCCTCCCATCAGTGGAGCAGCAGCGACTGGATCGGAATCTTTGAG GTGGGCTGGTCTTCAGTGAAACATTATTATACATACACATGGGCTCTGGTTCCTGAGGGCCACACCGAGGGCACTGATGCCAACTGCTGTGTGATATTCCACG CGTCCTACTTGCCCCGCCCCGGCGCCGTGGAGTATGAGTTCATATATGTGGATAAAGCGGGACGGGTGTGTGCCCGGAGTCGCCCGTTCACCTTTTGTGCTCCAAAGccgctggaggagctggagactCTGAAAGAGGAGcaagatgaggatgatgaagaggaggagctgctccTCGTCATCCCAAAGGCACAGCTTCTGCAG CGTCGGCTAGAGGAAAGCGTCAAAAAGCAGGAGGCGTTGCAGAAAGATCTTGACGCCACTAGAAAAGAGATGGAGGATGAGAGAAAGACGAGCAAGAAAGCAAAGATGGAGTGGGAGCGAGAAAGAGGAGCAATGAAGGAAGAGATCGCAGAACTCAGAGACAACATGAGACAAAACTATCAGTCGCTGAAGAAGATGGAGGGAAAACACAAG GATGTGAAATATAGTGAGGAAAATCTGACCTGTGAATTGAGCAAACTGATGGCTGAAAAAATTGAGAATCTGCAGCAAATCCGAGACCTGAATGACCGGGAGAACGAAGGAAACATAGAACTGGAAAG GTTGAAGGAAAGAGTGAAGAAATTATCTTGTCAGATGAAACACGATGAGGGAAAGCGAAAGTCTCTTCAG GTGGAGAACGAGGTTGCTCTGGTGAAGGTTCAGGGGCTGCAGGAGCGTCTGGAGGCCAGTGAACACACCGCTGAAAGCCTCCGCAGGGAGCTGAGGGAGCTGGGAGTCCGTGAAGGTCACACCCACACGGAGCTGCACCAGGCCCGGCTCCAGGTGGCCCAGCTCACCCTCCAGATGTCCGAGGAGAACCTGGTCCTCAGGGAGGAGCGTGGCAACTGGGCCTTAGAAAGAGAAGCCAacaaacatgcagctgag actgagaaaaagaaattcCAAGAATTGATGTGTGAGGTTCAGAGGATGGAGGAGTGGCTccaggaggagaggatggaaaGGGAGAGACTGGAGGTAGAGCTGGGCAATGAGAGAGACTGTAATCGA GTGCTGCTgaatgagcttcaagaggtgaGATCCAGTCAGAGGAAAgccaagagagagagggacgAGCATCAGGCCGCAAAACAG GAGCTGCTCCACTACATCCTCCAGCTGGAGCAGAGGTTGGGGATTGTACCAGAAACGGAATCCCATGGCGACGTTCCCACATGTGTCT CTGCCAGCTCTTCCTCTgaggatgatgacgatgatgcaTCATCAGGGTCTCCCAGGTCCACTCGAACCCCTCTTTTCCCGTCCTCAGAGGGAGACCCACCAGACTCCAACACGCAG GATGTGAGGACCCGGCCTTGTGAGGACGGAGCTGCTGAAGGGAAGACGCTGATCCTTCCAGAACTGTCTGACCCCGTCCTGAG TGAGCGAGCAGACTCCCCCATGTGGTAA
- the calcoco1b gene encoding calcium-binding and coiled-coil domain-containing protein 1b isoform X1, translating into MDKQPAVVFRNVGQLYFPQTKVECHYSLTPSHQWSSSDWIGIFEVGWSSVKHYYTYTWALVPEGHTEGTDANCCVIFHASYLPRPGAVEYEFIYVDKAGRVCARSRPFTFCAPKPLEELETLKEEQDEDDEEEELLLVIPKAQLLQRRLEESVKKQEALQKDLDATRKEMEDERKTSKKAKMEWERERGAMKEEIAELRDNMRQNYQSLKKMEGKHKDVKYSEENLTCELSKLMAEKIENLQQIRDLNDRENEGNIELERLKERVKKLSCQMKHDEGKRKSLQVENEVALVKVQGLQERLEASEHTAESLRRELRELGVREGHTHTELHQARLQVAQLTLQMSEENLVLREERGNWALEREANKHAAETEKKKFQELMCEVQRMEEWLQEERMERERLEVELGNERDCNRVLLNELQEVRSSQRKAKRERDEHQAAKQELLHYILQLEQRLGIVPETESHGDVPTCVCESSASSSSEDDDDDASSGSPRSTRTPLFPSSEGDPPDSNTQDVRTRPCEDGAAEGKTLILPELSDPVLSERADSPMW; encoded by the exons ATGGATAAGCAGCCCGCTGTGGTGTTTCGAAATGTGGGACAGCTTTACTTCCCCCAAACCAAAGTGGAGTGCCATTACAGTCTGACCCCCTCCCATCAGTGGAGCAGCAGCGACTGGATCGGAATCTTTGAG GTGGGCTGGTCTTCAGTGAAACATTATTATACATACACATGGGCTCTGGTTCCTGAGGGCCACACCGAGGGCACTGATGCCAACTGCTGTGTGATATTCCACG CGTCCTACTTGCCCCGCCCCGGCGCCGTGGAGTATGAGTTCATATATGTGGATAAAGCGGGACGGGTGTGTGCCCGGAGTCGCCCGTTCACCTTTTGTGCTCCAAAGccgctggaggagctggagactCTGAAAGAGGAGcaagatgaggatgatgaagaggaggagctgctccTCGTCATCCCAAAGGCACAGCTTCTGCAG CGTCGGCTAGAGGAAAGCGTCAAAAAGCAGGAGGCGTTGCAGAAAGATCTTGACGCCACTAGAAAAGAGATGGAGGATGAGAGAAAGACGAGCAAGAAAGCAAAGATGGAGTGGGAGCGAGAAAGAGGAGCAATGAAGGAAGAGATCGCAGAACTCAGAGACAACATGAGACAAAACTATCAGTCGCTGAAGAAGATGGAGGGAAAACACAAG GATGTGAAATATAGTGAGGAAAATCTGACCTGTGAATTGAGCAAACTGATGGCTGAAAAAATTGAGAATCTGCAGCAAATCCGAGACCTGAATGACCGGGAGAACGAAGGAAACATAGAACTGGAAAG GTTGAAGGAAAGAGTGAAGAAATTATCTTGTCAGATGAAACACGATGAGGGAAAGCGAAAGTCTCTTCAG GTGGAGAACGAGGTTGCTCTGGTGAAGGTTCAGGGGCTGCAGGAGCGTCTGGAGGCCAGTGAACACACCGCTGAAAGCCTCCGCAGGGAGCTGAGGGAGCTGGGAGTCCGTGAAGGTCACACCCACACGGAGCTGCACCAGGCCCGGCTCCAGGTGGCCCAGCTCACCCTCCAGATGTCCGAGGAGAACCTGGTCCTCAGGGAGGAGCGTGGCAACTGGGCCTTAGAAAGAGAAGCCAacaaacatgcagctgag actgagaaaaagaaattcCAAGAATTGATGTGTGAGGTTCAGAGGATGGAGGAGTGGCTccaggaggagaggatggaaaGGGAGAGACTGGAGGTAGAGCTGGGCAATGAGAGAGACTGTAATCGA GTGCTGCTgaatgagcttcaagaggtgaGATCCAGTCAGAGGAAAgccaagagagagagggacgAGCATCAGGCCGCAAAACAG GAGCTGCTCCACTACATCCTCCAGCTGGAGCAGAGGTTGGGGATTGTACCAGAAACGGAATCCCATGGCGACGTTCCCACATGTGTCTGTGagtcat CTGCCAGCTCTTCCTCTgaggatgatgacgatgatgcaTCATCAGGGTCTCCCAGGTCCACTCGAACCCCTCTTTTCCCGTCCTCAGAGGGAGACCCACCAGACTCCAACACGCAG GATGTGAGGACCCGGCCTTGTGAGGACGGAGCTGCTGAAGGGAAGACGCTGATCCTTCCAGAACTGTCTGACCCCGTCCTGAG TGAGCGAGCAGACTCCCCCATGTGGTAA
- the rargb gene encoding retinoic acid receptor gamma-B isoform X2, giving the protein MFDCMEALGLAPRPLYDVSGQGSCMLAKATPYFSGLDPFAWAGTSSVQSVETQSTSSEEMLPSSPSPPPPPRVYKPCFVCQDKSSGYHYGVSSCEGCKGFFRRSIQKNMVYTCHRDKNCQINKVTRNRCQYCRLQKCFEVGMSKEAVRNDRNKKKKDVKEEVVLPENYELSGELEELVNKVSKAHQETFPSLCQLGKYTTNSSADHRVQLDLGLWDKFSELSTKCIIKIVEFAKRLPGFTTLTIADQITLLKSACLDILMLRICTRYTPEQDTMTFSDGLTLNRTQMHNAGFGPLTDLVFAFAGQLLPLEMDDTETGLLSAICLICGDRMDLEEPQKVDKLQEPLLEALKIYTRRRRPDKPHMFPRMLMKVTDLRGISTKGAERAITLKTEIPGPMPPLIREMLENPEAFEDSTDSGDGSAAAPDATPAIKQEEKSTYESTVEEEDEEEEDDYWDEEKERGVDSDWESCGEVAAACKRKV; this is encoded by the exons ATGTTTGACTGCATGGAGGCCCTTGGTTTGGCCCCGCGGCCCCTCTACGATGTATCGGGACAGGGCTCCTGCATGCTGGCTAAGGCCACCCCCTACTTCTCCGGCCTGGACCCCTTCGCCTGGGCCGGCACCAGCAGCGTTCAGT CGGTGGAAACCCAGAGCACCAGCTCAGAGGAGATGTTGCCCAGctctccttcccctcctcctcctcctcgcgtCTACAAGCCGTGCTTCGTGTGTCAGGACAAGTCTTCTGGTTATCACTACGGCGTGAGCTCATGTGAGGGCTGCAAG GGTTTCTTTCGGCGCAGCATCCAAAAGAACATGGTGTACACTTGCCACCGAGACAAAAACTGTCAGATCAACAAAGTGACCCGCAACCGCTGCCAGTACTGCCGGCTGCAGAAGTGCTTTGAGGTCGGCATGTCAAAAGAAG CGGTGCGTAACGAcaggaacaagaagaagaaggacgTGAAGGAGGAGGTGGTTCTGCCAGAGAACTACGAGCTGAGCggagagctggaggagctggttAACAAAGTCAGTAAAGCTCATCAGGAGACCTTCCCATCGCTGTGCCAACTAGGAAAATACACCACA AATTCAAGTGCTGACCACAGAGTACAGCTGGACTTGGGCCTGTGGGATAAGTTCAGTGAGCTGTCCACTAAATGCATTATAAAGATTGTGGAGTTTGCAAAGCGGCTACCAGGTTTCACCACGCTCACCATCGCTGACCAGATCACCCTCCTCAAATCTGCATGTCTGGACATCCTG ATGCTGAGGATATGCACTCGCTACACCCCAGAGCAGGACACTATGACCTTCTCAGATGGTCTGACTCTCAACCGGACCCAGATGCACAACGCCGGCTTCGGTCCGCTGACAGATCTCGTGTTCGCCTTTGCTGGTCAGCTGCTGCCTTTGGAGATGGACGACACGGAGACGGGCCTCCTCAGCGCCATCTGCCTCATCTGTGGAG ACCGCATGGATCTGGAGGAGCCACAGAAAGTCGACAAGCTGCAAGAGCCGCTGCTCGAGGCGTTGAAGATCTACACACGCCGCAGACGCCCAGATAAACCTCACATGTTTCCACGCATGCTGATGAAAGTCACCGACCTCAGAGGCATCAGCACCAAAG gtgcagAAAGAGCCATCACATTGAAGACGGAGATCCCCGGCCCCATGCCTCCACTGATCAGGGAGATGCTGGAGAACCCCGAGGCCTTTGAGGACAGCACTGATTCAGGGGACGGCTCTGCGGCCGCTCCCGACGCCACGCCGGCCATCAAACAGGAGGAGAAGTCCACATATGAGTCAACggtagaggaggaagatgaggaggaagaggatgactaCTGGGATGAGGAGAAAGAGCGGGGGGTAGACAGTGACTGGGAGTCGTGTGGGGAGGTGGCGGCGGCGTGCAAAAGAAAGGTGTGA